In the genome of Cuculus canorus isolate bCucCan1 chromosome 28, bCucCan1.pri, whole genome shotgun sequence, one region contains:
- the LOC128849325 gene encoding claw keratin-like: MVHTLNPCTDGSAASCGVAVPQPIAESCNEPCVRQCPDSKVVIYPPPVVVTFPGPILSTFPQQSVVGSAGAPEVGTGFSGAPAPGASHVYGGDRWGFGYPTGSCRPC; encoded by the coding sequence ATGGTGCACACTCTAAACCCATGCACTGATGGCAGCGCCGCCTCGTGTGGGGTCGCTGTGCCACAGCCCATTGCTGAGAGCTGCAACGAGCCCTGTGTTCGGCAGTGTCCTGACTCCAAGGTGGTGATCTACCCTCCGCCGGTGGTTGTGACCTTCCCAGGACCAATCCTCAGCACCTTCCCACAGCAGAGCGTCGTGGGATCTGCAGGAGCCCCTGAAGTTGGGACTGGCTTTAGCGGTGCCCCTGCTCCTGGGGCTTCCCATGTTTATGGTGGTGACAGATGGGGATTTGGCTACCCAACGGGAAGCTGTAGACCATGCTAG
- the LOC104066224 gene encoding keratin-associated protein 6-5-like: MTYLQGLCDDDCYSSCNYGSLYGYRGYDCWNPCGYRGYGGLYGYRGLYGYGDRYGCGGLYGYRGIYGSGDCYGYGGLYGGYRGFYGSGDCYGYPSYYSGRYGYPFGSRYGQRFGYGGCYSC, from the coding sequence ATGACTTACCTCCAAGGACTGTGCGACGATGACTGCTATTCATCCTGCAATTACGGGAGCCTGTATGGCTACCGAGGCTATGACTGCTGGAATCCTTGTGGCTACCGGGGCTATGGGGGCCTCTATGGCTACCGAGGCCTCTATGGCTATGGGGACCGCTACGGCTGTGGTGGTCTGTACGGTTACCGGGGCATTTATGGCTCTGGGGACTGCTATGGCTATGGGGGTCTGTATGGTGGCTACAGGGGCTTCTATGGCTCTGGGGACTGCTACGGTTACCCAAGCTATTACTCTGGCCGCTATGGCTACCCCTTCGGTTCACGTTATGGCCAAAGGTTCGGCTACGGCGGCTGCTACTCCTGCTAA